GTAGGCTGGCGGAAAATGAAGGTTGGCAATTAAAACAAAGTAGGTCATTCAAAGTAGTAATCCAAAGGGTATGCGCAGAGTTATCCCAAACGCCTGTTCAACAAACACCCGTACTCCCAAATCTATCCCACGCTGGTCCATGGgacagaaatatataatgcGCAGTGTCTCACCAGGCGCATGCTCAAGACATCAGCTCGTCAATATACGCCCTCTGTTTAGTATCCTCGTCTGGTTTCAACAACACTGCCAACACCTCGAGGGGAGGATTGAGGCCTAGCGTATGCGCACGTCTCCATCGCTTGAGTCGAGCAATTCCAATGCAAGGCTAGAGTGATAGAGCATTAGTTCAAGCGAACATGTGGTGTACGAATGAAGACAGACTTACCCCGTATTGACTTGAAAGGTCGAAGTTGCGTAGTATCTTCTCTCGTAGATCGAGGCCCTCCTGGTGAACTGGTGGACATGATCAGCGTACTTGTCACAGGAGTTGCCTGACTGGGATGTGTGACTCACCTCTAGGCCCTTGTCTCTttgcctcttccttcttccagtaCTGTTGCAGTTGCCTTTCGgtgatcttctccgccttaGCATCCTCTTCTGACCGTGGTTGCTCAATCTCCGCCCGAGCCTGCTGCCTCACGGCAAGCTCTGCCACATGGGGCTGCGAAGGCTCCGTGGCAGTAACAGAAACCTGTTCTGCTTCGGATACATCGTCTACTGATGGAGTATTTGATCGAGAAGCGTCAATCAAGTCGAGATCCTTGGCTTTCTGAGAGCGTGTGGTGGGCGCTGCTGATGGCTTCGTGACTCTGGACTTGGAGCCGAACGAGAGGGTCGCCTGGTTAGAACGAGTGGCGGCAGTATTACCTCCGCGGCGACGAGTGGGAGGCATTGTGCAAGTATAACTCGAATAGCTTTTTCTATGAGAAGGTATGTAGAGAATATGCAGCAGTCTGATGAACCGAGTCCAGGCTGAAAGAAAATCCAGGACTACGTTCTGGGCCAGGCTTGGTTGAGAGTGTGGGGGAGACGATGTCATCATTGGTTTGTTGCACATGGCAACCGCCGCTACCGGATTTACTtccaccaaccccaatccAGTTCTTATGGCCCCTGGAATCGCAGCAGAAGCtgttcttgcttgcttgcttggatGGTATGCTTgtgtataaaataaagttttttatGGATTTCACTAGCTATATCAATTTGTAGTCAGTCAGCCGGTCTACATGTCTCACGTAGCGTAGTCAACCCGCCGGCTTACGGTACTATTGGCGTGATAACGAAGAATATTGCGGGGTAACTAgataagtactagtagtggtaCCTGAAATCGGTGGACGAAGCAGCCTCCCGGCCTGCAGCTGACCAAGGGCCCTTTTTCAAATTGTAAGATAGTAGTATCCACTTTCGTGGTTCGATGGGGATATCCTGTAGAAGATCACATTTAAGGTGAAACTGCGCATGCCACTAGGACGTTGCAGAAATCTGCACGTTTGTTTAGCATGCTAGTGCATCGATAGGTTGATTTTACCTGCAGTGCTTTGTCTTGACTACCGGTTATATCGACCAACGTTTTTTGGTCACTACTATTTAGTAACGTTAActtatggtggtggtgattgatAATCCTTGATTGGGAAAGTGTCTAGTCTACCTGCTTATCGCTAGGATGGGTCAGTCACATGGCATCATCGATAAGAAACAAGACCTGCAGGGCGGGAGCCAACGAGCCAACGATTGACCGCTTTTTGCAGGGGAGCTTCAAGTGGAATCCATATCCAAGCATGGATCAGCGCCATGGAAAGATCCAgctctttctgtcttttaGACAGAATGCATGAATTGAACTTAGTTGACCGAGTTCACCGTAAGCAGATTGATAAGAGTCCATACACAGTAAGGAACATGCTCAGGAGCGGTCAGCTAGGAATGCATCCAGGATGCGTTCGCTGTAACCAAGTACTCCGCACAGGAGGATGATTAATAGACCAGGCGGCAGCCGAAGCTGTTGATTAGTGCTTAAGATGCAATCACCGCATTTATTGCAAATGACGATCAATAGTTAAATGTTCTGCCTGGTGGAGAGCTCAATAGTTTAGTTGGCACCAAGAGAACTGAAATGTGTCATTAGTTGTCTTCCGAGGACTGAGTGCCCTGCTCGTATTGATAATATGCGGATGGTCTGACAGGGGATCAGTTTAGGTGGTTTTAGTAGTTCCTCGTTATACTCCGTCCTGAGCACAGAATCGCGGCTGGCTGGCCTGACAAGGGTCGGGAAGAGGTCAAGTTCAAGTAGTTCCGTGGCTGCCGCTGGGAACTTTACCTGCTTAGCCGCCGCAGATGTTCCCCAtcaccttctcccctccccacatCAGCGCTTGTAAACAACCCTCGATTGCTTCACCAACGTCGCACCGGCTTTCTCTCGCTTTCCAGCATCCTTCGACACTTACCccattttccctcccctttgCCGCTTTCGAATTCCTGTCTGACGCCGCCCACACTCGAAGCGGTAATCGCCTAGCCTCGCCCAGACTGGGTCCGAACTTCCACGTTCCATAGCAACGAGAGGGGTGTACCGCAACTGCGCCCTCACAATACCTTGGGTGCAGCGCTATTAAGCGGGATTCACACACTATATTTGGCTTCTCTATGAGATTACCGCCGATATATAGCTCTTCGAGGTCGCATCTACTCCGCCGAATCCCCGGGGCGCATCCCTCTCACCCGCCGCGTGCCCATGGTGGTGCGGTAGCAGTGCTCTCAGCATGGCCGCCTTCGTGCGAGTGTCGGGGCCGCCGAATGGCCATTTCCTGATCGGCTACCCCGGTATATCTGCAACAATGGTGAGGACCGACTATTCTCTGGTCTATCTCCGATACATACAGCCCTTGCTGACCTCCAGAAGCCACGTATCGAGGGTAAGGTTGAGATCAGGCCTAGCGTCGGCATTACAGCTCCCGTCAATGTGTCCCTCGTCACCATATCCCTTCATCGCCGTGAGACAATACATCCCTCCGCCGACTCCGTGACCAAGAAGCACCTCGCGCCCCCTAGGAAAGAAATCACGGATATTGTGGGCAAGGAGATGCTCCTCTTCCGTTGCCCAGCGGGTCGAGAGTACGAGGAAGTGATATCCATGGATTTGCCCTTCGTCCTTTTCATTCCATTTGGGCGCGGAGGGCCGGACGCTTCGAGAAGAGTCCCACCCGCCAGTTTACAGCTCCCTAGTCGCACCGCAGAGACATTCTATGAAATAGTGGTCATGGTTCAACAAGGTCATTCGGATCAGCGAAAATACACGTTCCCGGTTCCCATTTCACGCTATGACACACTCTCCACATTTGGAATGTACAACCGACCTGAGTCGGCGGAAAGGGTGTCGGACCATCTGGTCACCTTAGGCATATCTCTGCCTCGGTGGTCTTACGGCCCCCTTGACCCTGTGAGCGTTTACGTCAAACTATCGCCCAATCTCGACTGGATAGGCAAAGCTAGGAAAGTCACGATCAACAAAATAACGATCGGtattgatgaggagattATTTACAACCATGAAGGTGACGAGCCACAACGGAAAGTGAGGACCTTGACGAAAAGAACAGAGCCCATTGGAGTGAAGCTACCCCCGTCGGGCTTTTTGACGAATCTGGGTTTAGTATTTCCAGCCAAAGATCTTCGCGACTCCAAGGGTATTCTTCCCAGAAGCGATATGGCTTTTCCGGCTTATGCTGTGACGGGGTTTACGACAACGGCGAGTCTTTATAAAATCGAATATTATCTCACAGTAAAGGTTCGTCTTCCCACTGCATGTGCAGTCGTATGACTTTGGCTAACAATCTTACTACAGGCCCACTTGACTTCCGCCAGAGATATTGTCATTCGACAGCCGATAGTTGTATGTCCTCTTGATCATGCTGGTTGTAAAGAGGAAATGGATGCTATCGAACAGGCTGCCCGCGAGGCGGTTCATATCAATCCGGATAATCCCATGTTGCCGCTTCCCTCTATCGTGCGGCCCAACGATCCCAatgctcttcgtcatctgggTGTTGCTATTGTCGGCAATCAAAAGAAGCCTTTAATAGACTGAGCCACAGTTGCCAGTTCGGACTCAAATGTCCACCATTTCCAACGAAGCATGCCCAGGCTTTAGGCTGCGGGCTAATCGGGCCATTTCACAGCGCCAGCCCCAGGACAACGCCTCATACGCGCCGATAGAGCCTGATCGCGTcgtatatttcttttctgattCGGCGTGCTTGCTGTGACGCAAGAAGCGTCATTACGTCTTACGAATGCATGGGCTACGGAGTTTTGTCGTTGCATGGTTTTCCTGGTAGCCATTTCGTTCCATTTTTTTGTTGGCCGGAGCAAAACGGGGTGTTTGGGTTGCCTTTGCTTCATACGGAGGAAAAGGCTGGGGGGGGAGAGGTTCCATTCTAGTTTGGTTCACGTGCTTTCCCATGCATGTTCTAGTGGTGCATGCGCAATATAATATGTAAGATCTACCTTTTCACGGCTCAATTTTGGAAGCGAAAGAGAAGGAACCATTCTCAGCAGCTCAACTTGGATTCAACATGTGGCAGACAGGGCAGATAGATGGTCCCGTCCGCATAGTTCACAATATTTCTTGCTTATCACGCAAGGCCGACTATCTGGAATACTATATAGCGATGCTAATTCCTGGAACGAAATACAACGAGAGCCACAGACACAGCGAGGCGAGGGGCTCGTATATCTTCAATTTTCTACCACAGCACCCGTATTCAATACATGCCAAATTTGTAGGGTATTCGTAGATCATCGTAGCATAATACATAAACAGCCATACAATACGCTTGTCAAGACATGGACTCTCCTCATACAAAGACTCGAGCCAAGGGGTTGTC
The window above is part of the Aspergillus luchuensis IFO 4308 DNA, chromosome 8, nearly complete sequence genome. Proteins encoded here:
- a CDS encoding arrestin C-terminal domain-containing protein (COG:S;~EggNog:ENOG410PF9M;~InterPro:IPR011022;~PFAM:PF02752); the protein is MAAFVRVSGPPNGHFLIGYPGISATMPRIEGKVEIRPSVGITAPVNVSLVTISLHRRETIHPSADSVTKKHLAPPRKEITDIVGKEMLLFRCPAGREYEEVISMDLPFVLFIPFGRGGPDASRRVPPASLQLPSRTAETFYEIVVMVQQGHSDQRKYTFPVPISRYDTLSTFGMYNRPESAERVSDHLVTLGISLPRWSYGPLDPVSVYVKLSPNLDWIGKARKVTINKITIGIDEEIIYNHEGDEPQRKVRTLTKRTEPIGVKLPPSGFLTNLGLVFPAKDLRDSKGILPRSDMAFPAYAVTGFTTTASLYKIEYYLTVKAHLTSARDIVIRQPIVVCPLDHAGCKEEMDAIEQAAREAVHINPDNPMLPLPSIVRPNDPNALRHLGVAIVGNQKKPLID
- a CDS encoding putative DNA polymerase delta subunit 4 (COG:L;~EggNog:ENOG410PT89;~InterPro:IPR007218;~PFAM:PF04081;~go_process: GO:0000731 - DNA synthesis involved in DNA repair [Evidence IEA];~go_process: GO:0006260 - DNA replication [Evidence IEA]): MCNKPMMTSSPPHSQPSLAQNVVLDFLSAWTRFIRLLHILYIPSHRKSYSSYTCTMPPTRRRGGNTAATRSNQATLSFGSKSRVTKPSAAPTTRSQKAKDLDLIDASRSNTPSVDDVSEAEQVSVTATEPSQPHVAELAVRQQARAEIEQPRSEEDAKAEKITERQLQQYWKKEEAKRQGPRVHQEGLDLREKILRNFDLSSQYGPCIGIARLKRWRRAHTLGLNPPLEVLAVLLKPDEDTKQRAYIDELMS